A genome region from Nitrososphaerota archaeon includes the following:
- a CDS encoding Rpp14/Pop5 family protein gives MLKKIRKRYILYKVLTEKGEINKDNIQKIIAKAIYNLFGLKGLIEVSPKNILYDSSSKLGIVQCNHFSINKLFAALMIINENNKIVIDPIKTSGLLSRVIKYVKEEKMKKY, from the coding sequence ATGTTAAAAAAAATACGTAAAAGATATATATTATATAAAGTGTTAACAGAAAAAGGAGAAATAAATAAAGATAATATACAGAAAATAATTGCTAAAGCAATTTATAATTTATTTGGTTTAAAAGGCTTAATAGAAGTTTCTCCAAAAAATATTTTATACGATTCTTCAAGCAAATTAGGAATAGTTCAATGCAATCATTTTTCAATAAATAAATTATTTGCAGCTTTAATGATTATAAATGAAAATAATAAAATAGTTATAGACCCTATTAAAACGAGTGGATTATTAAGTAGAGTAATTAAATACGTTAAAGAGGAAAAAATGAAAAAATATTAA
- the psmA gene encoding archaeal proteasome endopeptidase complex subunit alpha, protein MALGITGAYDRAITVFSPQGRLYQVEYALETVRSGSTAVAITCNEGVVLAAEEILHTKLQNPNFSWKIFQIDKHIGAATSGLNSDARVLVDNARIQAQVIRLSYDEDPAVEAITKHIGDIAQMYTQHAGVRPFGAGLLIGGVDKKGPSLFLVDPSGMYLEYLAWSIGRGAEKVREYLEKKYSKGITLEEAIQLAISSLVYSTEKIEEEWTVKVAYIPTKTRTYTLMSQEEVKKYLEKALEEKKASSK, encoded by the coding sequence TTGGCTTTAGGAATAACAGGGGCTTATGATAGAGCTATAACAGTTTTCTCTCCACAAGGTCGTCTCTACCAAGTGGAATATGCCCTAGAGACTGTTAGGTCTGGGTCTACAGCAGTAGCGATTACTTGTAATGAAGGAGTAGTTTTGGCAGCTGAAGAAATATTACACACAAAATTGCAGAATCCAAATTTTTCTTGGAAAATTTTTCAAATAGATAAGCACATAGGTGCAGCTACTTCTGGATTAAATTCAGATGCAAGAGTACTTGTTGATAATGCAAGGATACAGGCACAAGTTATAAGACTATCATACGATGAAGACCCAGCTGTTGAGGCAATCACAAAGCATATTGGTGATATTGCTCAAATGTACACTCAGCATGCTGGTGTGAGACCATTTGGTGCAGGATTGTTAATAGGCGGGGTTGATAAAAAAGGTCCAAGTTTGTTTCTTGTGGATCCTAGTGGAATGTATCTAGAATATTTGGCATGGTCCATTGGAAGAGGGGCCGAAAAAGTAAGAGAATATTTAGAGAAAAAATACAGTAAAGGAATAACACTTGAAGAAGCTATTCAATTGGCAATATCCTCATTAGTATACTCAACTGAAAAAATCGAAGAAGAATGGACTGTTAAAGTAGCTTATATTCCAACTAAAACAAGAACTTACACACTAATGTCACAAGAAGAAGTAAAAAAATATTTAGAAAAAGCACTTGAAGAAAAGAAAGCTTCATCCAAATAA
- a CDS encoding ABC transporter substrate-binding protein codes for MSEKEGPKSKVYLIVAIVAIVCILIGFFVGSLMAPAPAAVTQTVTKTETIAGPGATITKAVPYVSPGGKIWVPILNKYMTHDEIVEEIKKEGKVIVADWTYWGLVDTYFLQSFKKYVKDRYGVDVDIDVVGTQEAKGGFMYQLYSAYAAGMPAPYDVMHIEVNFFEEAIAKDVAEPFLPSPLVPNLNLVDPFFFKDYLPYGVQFQQHAFCAPVVNLEHAGWVDEWTDFADPRLKGKITLWSLTDNGFWGFLVTIAAALGKDYKNPDQMKEVLEWVAKNIHPNVLKYTSDEAEIIELSEKNITWINCYWCCSPEMEQAAGRTWLGPVLLKPFMPNLPGVVWIPKKVQRPILAQLYVDWLLSPDFQFPDINAPGFAELDRTTAKQLWAGMTEGPLGYYYEQFIPEWWGGKENYYKVFPTIEQVKKFAAVKIDWIYVNEHAPEWVEYYQKLIGG; via the coding sequence ATGTCTGAAAAAGAAGGACCTAAATCGAAAGTATATTTAATTGTAGCCATTGTTGCTATTGTTTGCATTTTAATTGGTTTCTTCGTTGGAAGTCTCATGGCTCCTGCTCCAGCTGCTGTTACTCAAACAGTTACAAAAACTGAAACAATTGCAGGTCCTGGAGCAACTATTACAAAAGCAGTTCCATACGTCAGTCCAGGAGGAAAAATATGGGTTCCAATACTAAATAAATATATGACACATGATGAAATTGTTGAAGAGATAAAGAAAGAAGGAAAAGTAATAGTAGCAGATTGGACTTATTGGGGTCTTGTAGATACATATTTCCTACAATCATTTAAGAAATATGTTAAGGATAGATATGGAGTAGATGTAGATATAGATGTTGTAGGAACGCAAGAAGCAAAAGGAGGATTTATGTATCAATTATATTCTGCATATGCTGCAGGAATGCCTGCTCCATATGATGTAATGCATATAGAAGTAAACTTCTTTGAAGAAGCAATAGCAAAAGATGTAGCTGAACCATTTTTACCTTCTCCACTAGTACCGAATCTAAATTTGGTAGACCCATTCTTCTTTAAAGATTACTTACCATACGGTGTTCAATTCCAGCAACATGCTTTCTGCGCACCAGTTGTAAACCTAGAACATGCTGGATGGGTAGATGAATGGACAGATTTTGCTGATCCAAGATTGAAAGGTAAAATAACTTTATGGTCATTAACAGATAATGGCTTCTGGGGCTTCTTAGTAACTATTGCTGCAGCTCTTGGAAAAGATTATAAGAATCCAGATCAAATGAAAGAAGTATTAGAATGGGTTGCTAAAAATATTCATCCCAATGTTTTAAAATATACAAGTGATGAAGCGGAAATAATAGAATTGTCTGAGAAAAACATTACATGGATAAATTGCTATTGGTGCTGTTCACCTGAGATGGAACAAGCAGCTGGTAGAACATGGCTTGGACCAGTATTGCTTAAACCATTTATGCCAAACTTACCTGGAGTTGTATGGATACCAAAGAAAGTACAACGTCCAATTCTTGCACAACTTTATGTAGATTGGCTACTTAGTCCAGATTTTCAATTCCCAGATATAAATGCTCCTGGGTTTGCTGAATTAGATAGAACTACAGCTAAGCAATTATGGGCTGGGATGACTGAAGGGCCGCTAGGATACTATTATGAACAATTCATACCTGAATGGTGGGGAGGAAAGGAAAACTATTATAAAGTTTTCCCAACAATAGAACAAGTTAAAAAATTTGCAGCGGTTAAAATAGATTGGATATACGTTAATGAACATGCACCTGAATGGGTTGAATATTATCAAAAACTTATTGGAGGTTAA
- a CDS encoding DUF996 domain-containing protein — MIIVLVAMRGFSRIYNEVKIFKNFLIGFIFEIIASSFFIVTIFLLLSEFYFLKYLWFLGFSYSAITRILFIIGVIFLILIIATIFYKKSFNLLAQKSKVDLFNTVGVLLLIGTIFLPITLIGGISLLIAWIIAIIGFFSIKQT; from the coding sequence ATAATAATCGTATTAGTTGCGATGAGAGGATTTTCAAGAATTTATAATGAAGTAAAAATTTTTAAAAATTTTCTTATTGGTTTTATTTTTGAAATTATTGCATCTTCTTTCTTTATAGTTACTATTTTTCTTCTCCTTTCAGAATTTTATTTTTTAAAATATCTATGGTTCCTAGGATTTAGCTATTCAGCAATAACTAGAATACTCTTTATTATTGGTGTAATATTTCTTATTCTTATTATAGCAACAATATTCTATAAGAAATCATTTAATTTACTTGCTCAAAAATCTAAAGTAGATTTATTTAATACTGTAGGGGTCTTATTACTTATAGGTACTATTTTTTTACCCATAACTTTAATTGGCGGGATATCTCTTCTTATTGCTTGGATAATTGCTATTATAGGCTTCTTTTCTATAAAACAAACTTAA
- a CDS encoding ABC transporter permease subunit, whose translation MNKKELINSAKKYLLASPAIIISILFFIIPFTLLIFVSFTEKSSFFFTPKITLTNFYKAFTLYRFDYQNTLFLSASAALLDVIFGYPFAYLMARKIKRFSDLFRSILLIPLFGELYIAFGLWYLFLPKGPLAPFFEKFGIEVFQVFYSMPSAIVALAIYTFPFAVLQIGIALSEIDPVFEEAASCLGAGPLNKIFKILIPLSMPGILSGWLMAFGWNLGAYAIPLLMGGAIVGQRVISVQIRAISLMMMDFGMGAALAVSLVILAIIAAALSIKIGRGELI comes from the coding sequence ATGAATAAAAAAGAATTAATAAATTCTGCTAAAAAATATTTATTAGCTTCACCTGCAATAATTATATCAATTTTATTTTTTATAATTCCATTTACTTTATTGATATTTGTAAGTTTTACAGAAAAATCTTCTTTCTTTTTTACACCAAAAATAACTTTAACAAATTTCTATAAAGCTTTCACATTATATAGGTTTGATTATCAAAATACACTTTTTTTATCTGCTTCAGCTGCTTTGCTTGATGTAATATTCGGTTATCCATTTGCATATTTAATGGCAAGAAAAATTAAACGTTTTAGCGATCTTTTTAGATCAATACTTTTAATTCCGCTTTTTGGAGAACTTTATATTGCATTTGGTTTATGGTACTTGTTTTTACCTAAGGGTCCATTAGCACCATTTTTTGAAAAATTTGGAATAGAAGTTTTTCAAGTATTTTACTCTATGCCTTCTGCAATAGTAGCTTTAGCAATATATACTTTCCCATTTGCTGTTCTTCAAATAGGTATAGCATTAAGTGAAATAGACCCTGTTTTTGAAGAAGCAGCAAGCTGTCTTGGAGCAGGACCATTGAATAAAATATTTAAAATACTTATTCCATTAAGCATGCCTGGCATACTTAGTGGATGGCTTATGGCTTTTGGATGGAATTTAGGAGCGTATGCTATACCATTGCTTATGGGAGGGGCTATAGTAGGTCAAAGAGTTATATCTGTTCAAATTAGAGCTATTTCATTAATGATGATGGATTTTGGAATGGGTGCAGCATTAGCAGTATCTTTAGTTATTTTAGCAATTATAGCTGCAGCTTTATCTATTAAAATTGGTAGAGGAGAGTTGATATAA